In Humulus lupulus chromosome 7, drHumLupu1.1, whole genome shotgun sequence, the following are encoded in one genomic region:
- the LOC133789229 gene encoding G-type lectin S-receptor-like serine/threonine-protein kinase At4g27290, producing MEFLSFLATFVVLRLSLSRTTFAVLDTIRPSEFMSENTTLVSRGGRFELGFFTPGSSKNRFLGIRYKNISVQTVVWVANRCEPIDDSSGSLTIDDTGNLVLYGQNKSIVWSTNSSKQAQEPLVQLLDSGNLVLRDEKDENTDNYLWESFDYPTDTMLPGMKLGWDLRRGLNRRLSSWKSSDDPCDGDFTYGIELDEPHHTYPQLFIRNGSAKLFREGPWDGISFSGASNTLSYPWYGSDYEFVHNDDGVYFTYSNDSTSMILGIFLSERIEYKEWKEEDKSWSSSYYTIPTDQCDYYGICGANSKCVIYEVNKPICQCLEGFKPKNEENWNVMHWSEGCVRNGSVSCDDKEKDVFLGFTDLKVLNAQYIWANKSVNLDECKAKCLSNCSCMAYGFEVSDCVLWFGDLFDIRQATYYGRQNVHIRMPFSATTAPKLFDEKERTDRNHKFKVERAMIIIAIIVGLAVGLIILVGFYIYRRRRHIIATNNSFEINESQDEDLELSLFDLHTISTATSNFSENNKLGEGGFGPVYKGILEGGQEIAVKRLSMCSGQGVTEFKNEIKLIAKLQHRNLVKIYGYCIHREIKLLIYEYMSNKSLDHFIFDERQSILLEWPKRFEIICGIAKGLLYLHHDSRLRIIHRDLKASNVLLDKNMNPKISDFGLARTFGGDQTEGSTSKVVGTYGYMAPEYISDGLFSIKSDVFSFGTLILEIISGKKSRGLYDENNGLNLIGLAWTLMTEGNEFKLIDKCLLKDQYDSMEEALRCIHIGLLCVQQKPIDRPDMSSVILMLSGEKVLPQPKPPAYFTNTDFWEGDHSSHLLGPHHAMKA from the exons ATGGAGTTCCTTTCTTTTCTGGCTACCTTTGTTGTTTTGAGACTTTCTCTTTCCAGAACAACTTTTGCTGTGCTTGATACCATTAGACCTTCAGAATTTATGAGTGAAAACACAACTTTGGTATCAAGAGGAGGAAGGTTTGAACTGGGATTCTTTACTCCAGGTAGTTCAAAGAATCGTTTTCTGGGAATTCGGTATAAGAACATCTCAGTTCAAACTGTAGTTTGGGTGGCAAACAGGTGTGAACCGATCGACGATTCATCTGGCTCGTTGACTATAGACGACACAGGAAATCTTGTGCTTTACGGACAGAATAAGAGCATCGTTTGGTCTACAAACTCGTCGAAACAAGCACAGGAACCACTTGTTCAACTCTTGGATAGTGGTAACTTGGTTTTGAGAGATGAGAAAGATGAGAATACAGACAACTATTTGTGGGAAAGCTTTGATTATCCTACTGATACGATGTTACCAGGAATGAAATTGGGATGGGACTTGAGGAGAGGTCTCAATAGGCGTTTATCATCGTGGAAGAGTTCCGATGACCCCTGCGATGGAGATTTCACTTATGGGATTGAGCTTGATGAACCACACCATACATACCCTCAACTATTTATCCGTAATGGGTCTGCAAAATTGTTTCGAGAAGGGCCTTGGGATGGCATAAGTTTCAGCGGAGCTTCTAATACTTTATCATATCCTTGGTACGGGTCTGATTACGAATTCGTGCACAACGATGATGGAGTTTACTTCACTTACAGCAACGACAGTACATCAATGatcttaggaattttcctgagcGAAAGAATTGAATACAAAGAATGGAAAGAAGAAGACAAAAGTTGGAGTAGTTCTTATTACACAATTCCAACAGACCAGTGTGACTACTATGGCATCTGTGGAGCTAATTCGAAATGTGTCATATATGAAGTGAATAAGCCAATCTGCCAATGTTTAGAAGGTTTTAAGCcaaagaatgaagaaaattggAACGTGATGCATTGGTCAGAAGGGTGTGTGAGAAACGGTTCTGTGAGCTGCGATGATAAAGAGAAAGATGTGTTCCTTGGCTTTACTGACTTGAAAGTGCTCAATGCTCAATATATTTGGGCAAATAAGAGTGTGAATCTAGACGAATGCAAGGCTAAATGCTTGAGCAATTGCTCTTGCATGGCTTATGGCTTTGAAGTAAGTGACTGCGTTCTCTGGTTCGGAGATCTGTTTGATATTCGACAAGCTACTTATTATGGCCGACAAAATGTACATATTCGAATGCCCTTTTCAGCAACAACAg CTCCAAAACTTTTTGATGAAAAAGAAAGAACGGATCGTAATCATAAGTTCAAGGTGGAGAGAGCAATGATAATTATTGCTATTATCGTCGGATTAGCTGTTGGGCTTATCATTTTAGTTGGCTTTTACATTTACAGGAGGAGGAGACACATTATTG CCACTAATAATTCATTTGAGATAAACGAAAGCCAAGATGAAGACTTGGAGCTTTCATTGTTTGATCTGCATACAATTAGTACTGCCACTAGTAATTTTTCAGAGAATAATAAGCTTGGAGAGGGTGGTTTTGGACCTGTATATAAA GGTATACTTGAAGGAGGTCAAGAAATTGCTGTGAAGAGACTATCAATGTGTTCTGGACAAGGAGTCACTGAGTTCAAAAATGAAATTAAACTAATTGCGAAGCTTCAACATCGAAATCTTGtaaagatatatggttattgtattcatagagaaataaaattattaatttatgagTATATGTCCAACAAAAGCCTTGACCATTTTATCTTTG ATGAAAGGCAAAGCATACTATTAGAATGGCCTAAACGTTTTGAGATTATATGTGGAATTGCTAAGGGGCTTCTCTATCTTCATCATGATTCTAGATTGAGAATTATACATCGAGATCTCAAAGCCAGTAATGTATTACTTGATAAAAACATGAATCCCAAAATTTCAGACTTTGGTTTGGCCAGAACTTTCGGAGGGGACCAAACAGAAGGAAGCACAAGCAAAGTAGTAGGAACCTA TGGTTATATGGCGCCAGAATATATCTCCGATGGTCTATTCTCAATAAAATCTGACGTGTTTAGCTTTGGTACATTAATCctagaaatcataagtggaaaGAAGAGTAGAGGCCTTTATGATGAAAATAACGGTCTTAACCTCATTGGATTG GCATGGACTTTGATGACAGAAGGCAATGAATTTAAACTTATTGACAAGTGCTTGTTAAAAGATCAATATGACAGCATGGAAGAAGCATTACGTTGCATCCACATTGGTCTCTTGTGTGTGCAACAAAAGCCTATTGATAGGCCTGATATGTCTTCTGTTATTCTAATGTTGAGTGGTGAGAAAGTGTTGCCTCAGCCCAAACCACCAGCCTATTTCACTAACACTGATTTTTGGGAAGGGGATCATTCCTCTCATCTGCTAGGCCCCCATCATGCAATGAAAGCATAA